A region of Kineococcus rhizosphaerae DNA encodes the following proteins:
- a CDS encoding ABC-F family ATP-binding cassette domain-containing protein, with protein sequence MSATLVAKDLSAAHGTRALFSGLDLVVAPGDVVGLVGANGAGKSTLLKLLAGLDRPETGTVTLSPPTATVGYLPQEPDRRPGETVAQFLGRRTGVTAAQEEMDAAATALGEGAAGADDRYADALDRWLNLGGADLDERRDEALADVGFTPSPDALMTSLSGGQAARAGLAALLLSRYDVFLLDEPTNDLDLDGLARLERFVTELRSPAVVVSHDREFLTRTVDRVVELDLAQQVVRVVGGGYEAFLSERDVQRRHAREAYDEYAETKSGLEARARMQRGWMAQGVRNAVRKGDPDKNIRAKMREGSEKQAAKAKQTDRMIERLEVVEEPRKEWKLQMSIAAAPRSGSVVATLREAVVHRGSFTLGPVTLSIDAGDRVAVTGPNGAGKSTLLNLLLGRVTPDSGTVLGGSSVRVGEIDQARGAFGDDRTLARAFGDEVPDTPDAEVRTLLAKFGLGAHHVSRSAASLSPGERTRAALALLQARGVNLLVLDEPTNHLDLPAIEQLEEALASYDGTLLLVSHDRRLLEAVEVTRRLVVEDGRVREL encoded by the coding sequence GTGAGTGCCACCCTCGTCGCCAAGGACCTCAGCGCCGCCCACGGGACGCGCGCGCTGTTCTCCGGTCTGGACCTCGTCGTCGCCCCCGGGGACGTCGTCGGTCTCGTCGGGGCGAACGGGGCCGGCAAGTCCACGCTGCTCAAGCTCCTGGCCGGGCTCGACCGGCCCGAGACAGGGACCGTCACCCTGTCCCCGCCGACCGCGACCGTCGGGTACCTGCCGCAGGAACCGGACCGCCGGCCCGGGGAGACGGTGGCGCAGTTCCTGGGCCGGCGCACGGGCGTCACCGCCGCGCAGGAGGAGATGGACGCCGCCGCCACGGCCCTGGGCGAGGGCGCGGCCGGAGCCGACGACCGGTACGCCGACGCCCTCGACCGCTGGCTGAACCTCGGCGGCGCCGACCTCGACGAACGCCGCGACGAGGCCCTGGCCGACGTCGGGTTCACCCCCTCCCCCGACGCCCTGATGACGTCGCTGTCCGGTGGCCAGGCCGCGCGCGCCGGGCTCGCCGCGCTGCTGCTGTCGCGCTACGACGTGTTCCTGCTCGACGAACCCACCAACGACCTCGACCTCGACGGCCTGGCCCGCCTGGAACGGTTCGTCACCGAGCTGCGCTCGCCCGCCGTCGTCGTCAGCCACGACCGCGAGTTCCTCACCCGGACCGTCGACCGCGTCGTCGAGCTCGACCTGGCCCAGCAGGTCGTGCGGGTCGTCGGCGGCGGGTACGAGGCGTTCCTGTCCGAGCGCGACGTCCAGCGCCGGCACGCGCGGGAGGCGTACGACGAGTACGCCGAGACGAAGTCCGGGCTGGAGGCCCGCGCCCGGATGCAGCGCGGGTGGATGGCGCAGGGCGTGCGCAACGCCGTCCGCAAGGGCGACCCCGACAAGAACATCCGCGCCAAGATGCGCGAGGGCAGCGAGAAGCAGGCCGCCAAGGCCAAGCAGACGGACCGGATGATCGAGCGGCTGGAGGTCGTCGAGGAACCCCGCAAGGAGTGGAAGCTGCAGATGTCGATCGCGGCCGCCCCCCGCTCGGGGTCGGTCGTGGCGACGCTGCGCGAGGCCGTCGTGCACCGCGGGTCGTTCACGCTGGGGCCCGTGACGCTGTCGATCGACGCGGGCGACCGGGTCGCGGTGACGGGACCGAACGGGGCCGGGAAGTCGACGCTGCTGAACCTGCTGCTGGGGCGGGTGACCCCCGACAGCGGCACCGTCCTCGGCGGGTCGAGCGTGCGGGTGGGGGAGATCGACCAGGCCCGCGGCGCGTTCGGCGACGACCGGACGCTGGCCCGCGCGTTCGGCGACGAGGTCCCCGACACCCCCGACGCCGAGGTGCGGACCCTGCTGGCGAAGTTCGGTCTCGGCGCCCACCACGTGAGCCGCAGCGCGGCGAGCCTGTCCCCCGGGGAACGGACCCGCGCGGCCCTGGCGCTGCTGCAGGCGCGCGGGGTGAACCTGCTCGTGCTCGACGAACCGACCAACCACCTCGACCTGCCCGCGATCGAGCAGCTCGAGGAGGCGCTCGCGAGCTACGACGGGACGCTGCTGCTGGTCAGCCACGACCGGCGGTTGCTGGAGGCCGTCGAGGTGACGCGGCGGCTGGTCGTCGAGGACGGGCGGGTCCGCGAACTCTGA
- a CDS encoding DUF4038 domain-containing protein, whose translation MTTPWSSQEFSFDGPGGYGDHDVRVTFTHGSGRVVRRPAFWDGGTTWRVRFASPGLTGPWSWSVEGATGGGTFVVDAGAGEGVFAEHGFWRLQGRHLVHADGTPAFLVADTPWALPWRATVDQVEVYAADRAAKGFNAVLLMSVQPDMDARGPEDRSLDEGFGVAFDDLPEGRLTRLRPDYFQHLDALVEVLVRHGLVPVWQPVFQGFGWKGLRAAGAVVPPEEYARYCRYLVARYGAHPAVWLVGADRSGDEPQVLAGGLEVHASDDYAHPTGLHYSPFASGAEHQDADWLDFQWCQTGHLGDHVPERVAHLYRNLPEKAVANGEPSYENTRRTGFAGGWWQGHEAWTNFCAGATMGVVYGAGSLWQWQLHPDERGQSPWFSAPGAGWREALEFEGSRYPGVLNRVLHGLPFTGARPDWSRTANPRNVFVPGTFLLSYCHDGGDLRLFQPEGVPRTYRVVDPRTGEVLQRGELGADHTVRDPGGAPRVVVFCDDVTGSAIA comes from the coding sequence GTGACGACACCGTGGTCCTCCCAGGAGTTCTCCTTCGACGGTCCCGGCGGCTACGGCGACCACGACGTGCGGGTCACCTTCACGCACGGCTCGGGCCGCGTCGTGCGCCGCCCCGCCTTCTGGGACGGGGGCACCACGTGGCGGGTCCGCTTCGCCTCCCCGGGGCTGACGGGGCCGTGGTCGTGGTCGGTCGAGGGCGCCACCGGGGGCGGGACGTTCGTCGTCGACGCCGGGGCCGGGGAGGGGGTCTTCGCCGAGCACGGGTTCTGGCGGCTGCAGGGCCGTCACCTCGTGCACGCCGACGGGACCCCCGCGTTCCTCGTCGCGGACACCCCGTGGGCGCTGCCGTGGCGGGCCACCGTGGACCAGGTCGAGGTCTACGCCGCCGACCGCGCCGCGAAGGGGTTCAACGCGGTCCTGCTGATGAGCGTCCAGCCCGACATGGACGCGCGCGGACCCGAGGACCGGTCCCTCGACGAGGGTTTCGGCGTCGCCTTCGACGACCTGCCCGAGGGCAGGCTCACGCGGCTGCGTCCCGACTACTTCCAGCACCTCGACGCCCTCGTCGAGGTGCTGGTGCGCCACGGGCTGGTGCCCGTGTGGCAGCCCGTCTTCCAGGGGTTCGGCTGGAAGGGGCTGCGCGCGGCCGGGGCGGTCGTCCCGCCGGAGGAGTACGCGCGGTACTGCCGCTACCTCGTGGCCCGCTACGGTGCCCACCCCGCGGTGTGGCTCGTGGGGGCCGACCGGTCCGGCGACGAACCGCAGGTCCTGGCCGGTGGCCTGGAGGTCCACGCGAGCGACGACTACGCCCACCCCACGGGCCTGCACTACAGCCCCTTCGCGAGCGGCGCCGAGCACCAGGACGCCGACTGGCTCGACTTCCAGTGGTGCCAGACCGGTCACCTCGGCGACCACGTGCCCGAACGCGTCGCGCACCTGTACCGCAACCTGCCGGAGAAGGCCGTCGCCAACGGGGAACCGTCCTACGAGAACACCCGGCGGACGGGGTTCGCGGGCGGCTGGTGGCAGGGCCACGAGGCGTGGACCAACTTCTGCGCGGGCGCCACGATGGGCGTCGTGTACGGGGCGGGCAGCCTGTGGCAGTGGCAGCTGCACCCCGACGAACGGGGCCAGTCGCCGTGGTTCTCCGCGCCCGGGGCGGGCTGGCGCGAGGCGCTGGAGTTCGAGGGGTCCCGCTACCCGGGGGTGCTGAACCGGGTGCTGCACGGCCTGCCGTTCACGGGGGCGCGGCCCGACTGGTCCCGCACGGCCAACCCCCGCAACGTGTTCGTGCCCGGCACGTTCCTCCTGTCGTACTGCCACGACGGCGGGGACCTGCGGCTCTTCCAGCCCGAGGGGGTCCCCCGCACCTACCGGGTCGTCGACCCGCGCACCGGGGAGGTCCTGCAGCGCGGGGAGCTCGGCGCGGACCACACCGTCCGCGACCCCGGCGGCGCCCCGCGCGTCGTCGTGTTCTGCGACGACGTCACGGGCTCCGCGATCGCCTGA
- a CDS encoding class I SAM-dependent methyltransferase yields the protein MESPGYDLAAHARSFGAAAGEYARARPGYPDDAVDFLVAGARRVLDLGAGTGKFTASLVARGLDVVAVEPSPQMLAELRSTLDVEAHEGSAEATGLPDACVDAVVVAQAWHWVDPARAVPEVARVLRPGGTLGLVWNVRDESVPWVGRVWAIAQQGSEHEMRSSAANVGAPFTGGETFTTRFEHVTDRAGILDLVASRSYVIVLADHERADLLAEVGRVLDEEFAPGEEVRVPYLTHCTRFRRG from the coding sequence GTGGAGTCTCCCGGGTACGACCTCGCCGCCCACGCCCGCTCCTTCGGGGCCGCCGCGGGCGAGTACGCCCGCGCCCGCCCCGGGTACCCCGACGACGCGGTCGACTTCCTGGTCGCCGGCGCCCGGCGGGTCCTGGACCTGGGGGCGGGGACGGGGAAGTTCACGGCGTCGCTGGTCGCGCGGGGTCTGGACGTCGTCGCCGTCGAACCGTCGCCGCAGATGCTCGCGGAACTGCGCAGCACGCTCGACGTCGAGGCGCACGAGGGGTCGGCGGAGGCCACGGGGCTGCCGGACGCCTGCGTGGACGCGGTCGTCGTCGCGCAGGCGTGGCACTGGGTCGACCCCGCCCGGGCCGTCCCGGAGGTGGCGCGGGTCCTGCGGCCCGGCGGGACGCTGGGCCTGGTGTGGAACGTGCGGGACGAGTCGGTGCCGTGGGTGGGCCGGGTGTGGGCGATCGCGCAGCAGGGGAGCGAGCACGAGATGCGGTCCAGCGCCGCGAACGTAGGGGCCCCGTTCACCGGCGGCGAGACGTTCACGACGCGGTTCGAGCACGTCACCGACCGGGCCGGGATCCTGGACCTCGTCGCCTCCCGCAGCTACGTCATCGTGCTGGCGGACCACGAGCGGGCGGACCTGCTCGCCGAGGTCGGCCGGGTCCTGGACGAGGAGTTCGCGCCCGGCGAGGAGGTCCGCGTCCCGTACCTCACGCACTGCACCCGCTTCCGGCGGGGGTGA
- a CDS encoding MFS transporter: MPLALLALAIGAFGIGTTEFVAMGLLPQMAATFGVSIASAGWLVSAYALGVVVGAPTLTALTHSLPRKKVLAGLMGLFVLGHVATALAPTFHLLIGARFLSGLSHGAFFGASAVVARKIAPPGRQGQALALVFTGLTVANVVGVPVGTYVGQQLGWRLTFSLVGVIGLLTVAAILAMVPEVETRSGTLRSEFAAFRRRQVWWTLLITTVGFASMFTVVSYVSPLLTDVAGFAESSVSWVLVLFGLGATLGNLVGGRLADWRPYRTLAAGFVGQVVVFGGLFLFSGNKIAAAAGVFLFAFIGFVMSAPIQTRGILAAGGGASMASAAMQAAFNVGNAMGAFLGGVAIDAGFGYASTALVALVLALLGLLILVEATRVDKNGRAPIDPRVPALPSQRRRRVGATVEG; encoded by the coding sequence GTGCCCCTCGCCCTCCTGGCCCTCGCCATCGGCGCCTTCGGCATCGGAACCACCGAGTTCGTCGCCATGGGCCTGCTGCCGCAGATGGCCGCCACCTTCGGCGTCTCCATCGCCTCCGCCGGCTGGCTGGTCTCGGCCTACGCCCTCGGGGTCGTCGTGGGTGCCCCCACGCTGACGGCCCTGACGCACTCCCTGCCCCGCAAGAAGGTCCTCGCGGGCCTCATGGGGCTGTTCGTGCTCGGCCACGTCGCGACGGCGCTCGCCCCGACCTTCCACCTGCTCATCGGCGCCCGGTTCCTGTCGGGCCTGTCGCACGGCGCGTTCTTCGGCGCCTCGGCCGTCGTGGCCCGCAAGATCGCCCCGCCCGGACGGCAGGGGCAGGCGCTCGCGCTGGTCTTCACCGGGCTGACCGTCGCGAACGTCGTCGGCGTCCCGGTCGGGACCTACGTCGGGCAGCAGCTCGGCTGGCGCCTCACGTTCTCCCTCGTCGGGGTCATCGGCCTGCTGACGGTCGCCGCGATCCTGGCGATGGTCCCCGAGGTCGAGACCCGCTCGGGCACGCTGCGCTCGGAGTTCGCCGCGTTCCGCCGCCGGCAGGTCTGGTGGACGCTGCTCATCACGACGGTCGGCTTCGCCAGCATGTTCACGGTCGTCAGCTACGTCTCGCCGCTGCTGACCGACGTCGCCGGGTTCGCCGAGAGCTCGGTCAGCTGGGTGCTCGTCCTGTTCGGCCTGGGCGCGACGCTGGGCAACCTCGTCGGCGGCCGGCTGGCCGACTGGCGGCCCTACCGGACGCTGGCGGCCGGGTTCGTCGGGCAGGTGGTCGTCTTCGGGGGCCTGTTCCTGTTCTCGGGGAACAAGATCGCCGCCGCGGCGGGCGTGTTCCTCTTCGCGTTCATCGGGTTCGTCATGTCGGCGCCGATCCAGACCCGCGGGATCCTCGCCGCGGGCGGGGGCGCGTCGATGGCCTCGGCCGCGATGCAGGCCGCCTTCAACGTCGGCAACGCCATGGGCGCCTTCCTCGGCGGCGTCGCGATCGACGCCGGGTTCGGCTACGCCTCGACCGCGCTCGTCGCGCTCGTCCTGGCCCTGCTCGGGCTGCTGATCCTCGTCGAGGCCACCCGCGTCGACAAGAACGGCCGCGCGCCCATCGACCCCCGGGTGCCCGCCCTGCCCTCGCAGCGGCGCCGCCGGGTGGGTGCCACCGTGGAGGGGTGA
- a CDS encoding helix-turn-helix domain-containing protein — protein sequence MRRDRGAAVANALARRTVTAAHREGGQAQFVDHPVPAAGDDLAAVLDWARGHLEQDLPVEELARRALLSPRTFARRFRAATGTTPHRWLVAERLRRAEELLERTDLTVDAVAQRCGMGTADALRRQFTARRGVGPAAHRRSFRAGAPPAPALPAPARGTPRARESAS from the coding sequence GTGCGCCGCGACCGCGGGGCGGCGGTCGCGAACGCGCTGGCCCGGCGCACGGTGACGGCGGCCCACCGTGAGGGCGGGCAGGCGCAGTTCGTCGACCACCCCGTCCCGGCGGCCGGCGACGACCTCGCCGCGGTGCTGGACTGGGCGCGCGGGCACCTCGAGCAGGACCTGCCCGTCGAGGAGCTGGCCCGTCGGGCGCTGCTGTCGCCCCGGACGTTCGCGCGCCGGTTCCGCGCCGCGACGGGCACGACGCCGCACCGGTGGCTGGTGGCCGAGCGGCTGCGCCGGGCCGAGGAGCTGCTCGAGCGCACCGACCTGACGGTCGACGCCGTCGCCCAGCGGTGCGGGATGGGGACCGCGGACGCGCTGCGCCGCCAGTTCACCGCCCGCCGCGGCGTCGGTCCCGCCGCCCACCGCCGCTCGTTCCGCGCCGGCGCCCCGCCCGCTCCCGCCCTGCCCGCTCCCGCGCGAGGCACACCTCGCGCCCGCGAGAGCGCCTCCTGA
- a CDS encoding GNAT family N-acetyltransferase: protein MSLQIHPRPLGDPDLDTLIEAAVAELNVRYRTPGEPDVEYPLAPEAVCHVAYLDGAPAGCIARVDVDEPGWDATVEMKRVFVRPQARGRGAARALVARFEAEARAAGARRVRLETGTLQPEAMALYEALGYERLAENFGPWADSPLSVCYAKSLP from the coding sequence GTGAGCCTGCAGATCCACCCCCGCCCGCTCGGCGACCCCGACCTCGACACCCTGATCGAGGCTGCGGTCGCCGAGCTGAACGTCCGCTACCGCACCCCCGGCGAACCGGACGTCGAGTACCCGCTGGCCCCCGAGGCCGTCTGCCACGTCGCGTACCTCGACGGCGCACCGGCCGGGTGCATCGCCCGCGTCGACGTCGACGAGCCCGGGTGGGACGCGACGGTCGAGATGAAGCGGGTGTTCGTGCGCCCGCAGGCCCGCGGCCGGGGCGCCGCCCGCGCCCTCGTCGCCCGCTTCGAGGCCGAGGCGCGCGCCGCCGGAGCCCGCCGGGTCCGGTTGGAGACGGGGACGCTGCAGCCGGAGGCGATGGCGCTGTACGAGGCGCTGGGCTACGAGCGCCTCGCCGAGAACTTCGGGCCGTGGGCGGACAGCCCGTTGTCGGTCTGCTACGCCAAGTCCCTCCCCTGA